From a region of the Pseudanabaena sp. ABRG5-3 genome:
- a CDS encoding LysM peptidoglycan-binding domain-containing protein, translating to MQEYIVKAGDTLSSIARNLLGANGDWREIARINNITNPSSLQIGQRLLIPKSNTPPPQNPEVAMVRNTLQGVYPPNKIAISFTTVGSDLIANLLNTGQQERFAKTRDLGLYRFGIFKLRDFIIYGSGLLQQLQMSPSEINVMLVTAANEGSLDAINTWDNQYLSFGIFQWTLGSAGQAGELPALLSNLKRRYPTEFQYYFGQFGVDTISMDGVTGWLSLNGKQLVNAADKNIMRQPIWALRFAIAGMDALVQSVQVLHAISRLDQFYFRPSQTLQGFALSQLLTSEFAVALLLDHHVNRPSHVIGCVADAIARSGLTAAQIAQGSRDNEALIIQNYLILRETYGGANAMTKSRERAESIRNAIATGNLSPQRFSFRSNRQSRV from the coding sequence ATGCAGGAATATATCGTCAAAGCTGGAGATACTCTCTCAAGTATTGCTAGGAATTTGCTAGGAGCAAATGGTGATTGGAGAGAGATTGCGCGGATTAATAACATTACTAATCCCTCTAGTTTGCAAATCGGTCAACGTTTGCTTATTCCTAAGAGCAACACGCCACCCCCGCAAAATCCTGAAGTGGCGATGGTGCGAAATACCTTGCAGGGAGTTTATCCGCCCAATAAGATTGCAATTTCCTTTACGACGGTGGGCAGTGATCTGATTGCGAATTTGCTCAATACTGGTCAGCAGGAGCGATTTGCTAAAACTAGGGATCTGGGACTATATCGGTTCGGTATTTTTAAGCTGCGTGATTTCATTATCTATGGCTCAGGTTTGCTGCAACAGTTGCAAATGAGTCCCTCAGAAATCAATGTGATGTTGGTAACGGCCGCTAATGAAGGAAGTCTCGATGCTATTAATACTTGGGACAATCAATATTTGAGTTTTGGTATCTTTCAATGGACATTAGGCTCCGCAGGACAAGCTGGTGAGCTACCTGCTTTGTTGAGTAATTTAAAAAGGCGTTATCCTACGGAGTTTCAATATTATTTTGGACAGTTTGGTGTAGATACCATATCGATGGATGGCGTAACAGGTTGGCTCTCCCTCAATGGTAAGCAACTTGTGAATGCTGCCGATAAAAACATTATGCGTCAACCGATTTGGGCGTTACGCTTTGCGATCGCAGGTATGGATGCGCTAGTGCAGTCCGTCCAAGTTCTCCATGCAATTTCCCGACTCGATCAGTTCTATTTTCGCCCCTCCCAGACTTTACAGGGCTTTGCGCTTTCCCAGTTACTCACCTCCGAGTTTGCCGTCGCTCTGTTACTCGATCACCATGTCAATCGCCCCAGTCATGTGATTGGTTGTGTTGCTGATGCGATCGCGCGATCGGGGTTAACGGCTGCTCAGATTGCTCAAGGCTCTAGAGATAATGAAGCTTTAATTATTCAAAATTATTTGATTTTGCGCGAAACCTATGGCGGGGCAAATGCGATGACCAAATCACGGGAACGTGCCGAGTCAATTAGAAATGCGATCGCCACTGGTAATCTCTCACCACAAAGGTTTTCCTTCCGTTCTAATCGCCAATCAAGAGTTTAA
- a CDS encoding BrnT family toxin produces MQFEWNPDKANSNLKKHGVSFNEASTVFNDPLSVTFPDPDHSLGEERYVIIGLSSASRILVVPHTDRADRVRIISAREATRNERRFYEDGE; encoded by the coding sequence ATGCAATTTGAGTGGAATCCAGATAAAGCAAACTCTAACCTAAAAAAGCACGGTGTTTCATTCAACGAGGCATCTACTGTTTTCAACGATCCTTTATCTGTGACATTCCCTGACCCAGATCACTCTTTGGGCGAGGAGCGTTACGTTATCATTGGTTTATCTAGTGCTAGTCGTATCCTAGTAGTCCCTCACACAGATCGAGCAGATCGCGTTCGGATTATCAGCGCACGAGAGGCAACCCGAAATGAACGGAGGTTTTATGAAGATGGAGAGTAA
- a CDS encoding integron integrase codes for MQTEPPPRQLLDRVRDHIRVKHYAHRTEETYLQWIRRFILFHNKRHPSEMGGDEVNDFLTHLAVNENVAASTQNQALSAILFLYREVLELELGLNLDAVRAKRPRNLPTVLTVAETLEILNNLTGIYQIIAKLLYGSGLRLNEALHLRVKDLDFAQQQIMVRDSKGMESRVTMLPRNVVEQLQEHLQIVKRTHQQDLARGYGEVNLPFALSKKYPNAGKEWIWQYVFPSSTITKDPRSELICRYHVHESGIQKALKQALRSAKIAKRVGCHTLRHSFATHLLQNGYDIRTVQELLGHKDVKTTMIYTHVLNRGGKGVISPLDL; via the coding sequence ATGCAAACTGAGCCACCACCTAGGCAATTGTTAGATAGAGTCAGGGATCACATCAGGGTTAAGCACTACGCTCACCGCACCGAAGAAACCTATTTACAGTGGATCAGACGGTTTATTTTGTTTCACAACAAGCGGCATCCTAGCGAGATGGGTGGCGATGAAGTCAATGACTTTTTGACCCATTTGGCAGTTAATGAAAATGTGGCTGCATCAACACAGAATCAGGCTTTGAGTGCGATTTTATTCTTGTATCGAGAAGTCTTAGAACTTGAGTTAGGGCTTAACCTTGATGCAGTAAGGGCAAAGCGTCCCCGTAACTTACCGACAGTCTTAACTGTTGCAGAAACTTTAGAAATCTTAAATAATCTTACAGGTATTTATCAGATTATTGCCAAGTTACTATATGGTTCGGGGTTACGATTAAATGAAGCGCTACATCTGCGCGTGAAGGATCTGGACTTTGCTCAGCAACAAATAATGGTGCGAGATAGCAAGGGGATGGAAAGTCGAGTTACGATGTTGCCTCGCAATGTGGTGGAACAACTGCAAGAACATTTACAAATCGTCAAACGTACTCATCAACAAGACTTAGCCAGAGGTTACGGTGAGGTGAATTTACCTTTCGCTCTAAGCAAGAAATATCCTAATGCTGGGAAAGAATGGATTTGGCAATATGTCTTCCCTTCTAGCACGATCACCAAAGATCCACGTAGTGAATTGATATGTCGCTATCATGTTCATGAAAGTGGCATTCAAAAAGCTTTAAAACAGGCTTTGAGGTCAGCAAAGATCGCAAAACGAGTTGGATGTCATACCCTTCGTCACAGCTTTGCCACGCATTTGTTGCAGAATGGCTATGACATTCGCACGGTGCAAGAATTACTGGGACACAAGGATGTGAAGACAACGATGATTTACACCCATGTGCTGAACCGTGGTGGGAAAGGTGTAATTAGCCCCCTCGATCTCTAG
- a CDS encoding ATP-binding protein, which translates to MIEPIGYILGTKDATPLEFWVAVSDGKVLRLDDVVQVKTDRPDKKGVVNFYGVVDHVRTIHEGTQFDTDTFLVTTGSMPVNVSYAAHIQVTRIEPEEYLPPQPSDAVYLAEDENLRFALNFDGMEQRISAGIMRNGSPAYLNYEFIDGTKGAHVNISGISGVATKTSFALFILHSIFNSAALGSKRANTKALIFNVKGEDLFFLDKPNNKMREEDRASYHILDLPVEPFRDVRFCVAPKKNTQEIEPHLDQRSDNISAYVWGMREFCRDRLFRFLFAGDDLERGNIGFLASIVEERLARLAADNDKYDKKLGFLPRTSLDLDDSYGEDGKDKVETFRDLIEFLEDKLVENPDQKWLGRNAPATAEALTRRMWGIADEMGHLVRGDLPAEELQKYKLDPLAAEYQLTIADINKLGSKAQKFVVGVLLQKLFMEKEKRGQYPVVFIVLDELNKYAPKEGRSPIKDLLVEIAERGRSLGIILIGAQQTASEVERRVVGQAAVRVVGRLDSAEVERPEYNFLTGACRKRSLLLKSGSMFIHQPEVPSPLLVGFPFPAYATRLREVQINEVEEKILKSKVKRL; encoded by the coding sequence ATGATCGAGCCGATTGGATATATCTTGGGAACCAAAGATGCGACCCCCCTTGAGTTTTGGGTGGCGGTAAGTGATGGCAAAGTCCTACGGCTTGATGATGTCGTACAGGTAAAAACCGATCGCCCTGACAAAAAAGGTGTCGTCAACTTCTATGGTGTCGTCGATCATGTGCGAACCATCCACGAAGGAACCCAATTTGATACGGATACATTTCTCGTTACCACTGGCAGTATGCCCGTCAATGTTTCCTATGCCGCCCATATCCAAGTCACCCGCATCGAGCCTGAAGAATATTTACCCCCCCAACCCAGCGATGCAGTCTATTTAGCCGAAGATGAGAATCTCCGCTTTGCGCTGAACTTCGATGGCATGGAGCAGCGCATCTCCGCAGGGATCATGCGAAATGGTAGTCCCGCCTATTTGAATTATGAATTTATCGATGGCACCAAGGGCGCTCACGTCAATATTTCGGGAATCTCAGGTGTGGCGACAAAGACTTCCTTTGCTCTATTTATTCTCCATTCTATTTTCAATTCGGCGGCACTAGGTTCTAAGAGAGCAAATACGAAAGCATTAATTTTCAACGTTAAGGGAGAGGATTTATTCTTCTTAGACAAGCCTAATAACAAAATGCGGGAAGAAGATCGGGCGAGTTATCACATTCTCGATCTGCCCGTAGAGCCGTTCCGTGATGTCAGATTTTGCGTTGCACCTAAGAAAAATACACAGGAAATTGAACCCCATCTCGATCAACGTTCCGATAATATTTCCGCCTATGTGTGGGGGATGCGTGAGTTTTGTCGCGATCGCCTATTTCGTTTCCTATTTGCAGGTGATGATCTAGAGCGAGGGAATATCGGCTTTTTGGCGAGTATTGTCGAGGAGCGCTTAGCCAGATTAGCTGCCGATAATGACAAGTATGATAAAAAATTAGGTTTTTTACCGCGAACTAGTCTCGATCTAGATGATAGCTATGGTGAAGATGGTAAGGATAAAGTGGAAACCTTTCGAGATTTAATAGAATTTCTCGAAGATAAGTTGGTAGAAAATCCCGATCAAAAATGGCTAGGACGTAATGCCCCTGCGACAGCCGAGGCTCTCACCCGTCGGATGTGGGGAATTGCCGATGAAATGGGGCATCTTGTACGCGGTGATCTACCTGCGGAGGAGTTGCAAAAGTATAAGCTGGATCCTCTGGCGGCGGAATATCAGTTAACGATCGCGGATATTAACAAACTCGGTAGCAAAGCTCAAAAGTTTGTGGTGGGCGTATTGCTGCAAAAGCTTTTTATGGAAAAGGAAAAGCGCGGACAATATCCCGTTGTCTTTATCGTGCTTGATGAATTGAATAAATACGCGCCCAAGGAAGGACGTAGTCCCATTAAAGATTTATTAGTGGAAATTGCCGAGCGGGGGCGATCGCTAGGCATCATCTTAATTGGCGCACAACAAACTGCCTCAGAAGTAGAGCGTCGTGTCGTCGGACAAGCAGCAGTGCGCGTGGTCGGTAGGCTGGACTCCGCCGAGGTAGAACGTCCCGAATATAATTTCTTGACAGGTGCTTGTCGGAAGCGATCGCTTCTCTTAAAATCTGGCAGTATGTTCATCCATCAGCCTGAAGTTCCATCACCGTTGCTGGTTGGCTTCCCTTTCCCTGCCTATGCAACGCGATTGCGCGAGGTACAGATTAATGAAGTCGAAGAGAAGATTCTCAAAAGTAAAGTTAAACGGCTTTAA
- a CDS encoding DUF1350 family protein yields the protein MTAKLRFQPVSHSWVALHPTPKGVIQFIGGAFFGTFFPMFFYRSLLQRLFNEEYTIVLLPFNFSFDHYAESGFLIREQYDIMPELVRRAIFEGYNYEVYLSDRSFSWVGHSIGCKYIALLEGLSALPILGKPNSPNYDNNVEQLRKFLESIVNSTANTKDSQQRIKRKIDNLLTGLLILIDDLELKREKAQQLIKTYIKEEPNYQALKGKIEITSIFIKNQSSLLLAPVNTGLDSAVPKPFVSIFIGLGLNVKPTPEETYALIKQANLFGLLGLSSFKTDKLALSTCQWFKIDFKKPPQDFQQWLNGGHLRPLGIRFASLVINFPDLKDKIPFIESMQKREEEFEYPVSQLFRRVEDKQVRSQLL from the coding sequence ATGACAGCAAAACTTCGATTTCAACCCGTTTCTCATAGTTGGGTAGCTCTACATCCAACGCCTAAAGGAGTGATTCAATTTATTGGGGGAGCTTTTTTTGGCACATTTTTTCCCATGTTTTTCTATCGCTCTCTACTCCAGCGTTTGTTCAATGAAGAGTACACAATTGTTCTCTTACCCTTTAATTTTAGTTTTGACCATTATGCCGAATCTGGCTTTTTAATCAGAGAACAGTATGACATCATGCCAGAGCTTGTCAGAAGGGCAATATTTGAGGGTTATAATTATGAAGTTTATCTTAGTGATCGTAGCTTTTCTTGGGTGGGTCATAGTATTGGCTGTAAATATATTGCTCTTTTAGAAGGATTGAGTGCTTTACCTATTCTGGGAAAACCTAATAGTCCTAACTATGATAATAATGTCGAACAACTGAGGAAATTTCTTGAGTCTATTGTTAATTCAACGGCAAACACAAAAGATTCTCAACAAAGAATCAAGAGAAAAATTGACAATCTTTTGACAGGACTTTTAATTCTGATTGATGATTTAGAATTAAAAAGGGAAAAGGCTCAACAATTAATCAAGACTTACATAAAGGAGGAACCTAATTATCAAGCATTAAAAGGGAAAATTGAAATCACTAGCATTTTCATTAAAAATCAATCCTCTTTGTTATTAGCTCCTGTCAATACAGGTCTTGATAGTGCTGTCCCAAAACCTTTTGTAAGTATCTTTATTGGTTTAGGATTGAATGTTAAACCAACCCCAGAAGAAACCTATGCCTTAATCAAACAAGCTAATTTATTTGGACTCCTAGGATTAAGTTCATTTAAAACAGATAAACTTGCTTTATCAACTTGCCAGTGGTTTAAGATTGATTTCAAAAAACCTCCTCAAGACTTTCAACAATGGTTAAATGGTGGACATTTAAGACCTTTGGGTATTAGATTTGCCAGTTTAGTTATCAATTTTCCCGACCTTAAAGATAAGATTCCATTTATTGAGTCTATGCAAAAACGAGAGGAAGAATTTGAATATCCTGTCAGCCAGTTATTTAGGCGTGTAGAGGATAAACAAGTAAGATCTCAGTTATTGTAG
- the ahcY gene encoding adenosylhomocysteinase — MTTTIAPETVTVKHEIKDITLAPLGKQRIEWASREMPVLRQIRDRFAAEKPLAGIRIAACCHVTTETANLAIALKAAGADAVLIASNPLSTQDDVAASLVYDHGISVFAIKGEDNATYHRHVELALAHRPHIIVDDGSDVTTTLVLHHADQIPEIIGTTEETTTGLVRLNAMFKDGKLTFPAIAVNDAETKHFFDNRYGTGQSTLDGIIRATNILLAGKVIVVAGYGWCGKGVALRAKGLGANVVVTEINPVAAIEAAMDGFRVLPMSEAAKVGDIFITVTGNKHVIRREHFENMKDGAIVANSGHFDLEIDLVALNDLSESSSFVRNFTQEYKLKSGKSVIVIGEGRLVNLAAAEGHPASVMDMSFANQALACEFLVKNKGNLPAGVVPIPKDIDQEIARLKLQAMGITIDILTPEQVHYLNSWKEGT; from the coding sequence ATGACCACTACCATTGCGCCCGAAACCGTGACCGTTAAGCACGAGATTAAGGACATCACTCTTGCACCTCTAGGCAAACAACGCATCGAATGGGCTAGCCGCGAAATGCCCGTATTACGTCAAATTCGCGATCGCTTTGCTGCCGAAAAGCCCCTTGCAGGTATCCGCATCGCCGCTTGCTGCCACGTCACCACCGAAACCGCAAACCTTGCGATCGCCCTCAAAGCGGCTGGAGCAGATGCCGTATTGATCGCCAGTAATCCTCTTTCGACTCAAGATGACGTTGCTGCTTCCTTGGTTTACGATCACGGGATTTCGGTATTTGCAATCAAAGGGGAAGATAACGCTACATACCATCGTCACGTTGAACTTGCCCTTGCCCACCGTCCTCACATCATCGTTGATGATGGTAGCGACGTAACCACCACCTTGGTACTACACCACGCTGACCAAATCCCTGAAATCATCGGTACTACCGAAGAAACCACCACAGGTTTAGTGCGCCTCAATGCCATGTTCAAGGATGGCAAGTTGACCTTCCCTGCGATCGCTGTTAACGACGCAGAAACCAAGCATTTCTTCGATAACCGTTACGGTACTGGTCAATCCACCCTCGACGGTATCATTCGCGCTACCAATATTCTGTTGGCAGGTAAAGTGATCGTCGTCGCTGGCTATGGCTGGTGCGGTAAGGGCGTTGCCTTGCGTGCTAAGGGCTTAGGCGCAAACGTAGTTGTTACCGAAATTAATCCTGTTGCCGCGATCGAGGCAGCAATGGATGGTTTCCGCGTATTGCCTATGTCAGAAGCTGCTAAGGTTGGCGATATCTTCATTACCGTCACTGGTAACAAGCATGTTATCCGTCGCGAGCATTTTGAAAACATGAAAGATGGCGCGATCGTCGCGAACTCTGGTCACTTCGATCTAGAAATCGACCTCGTTGCGCTTAACGATCTCAGCGAATCCTCTAGCTTTGTGCGGAATTTCACTCAAGAATACAAGCTGAAGTCTGGTAAGTCTGTCATCGTCATCGGTGAAGGTCGTCTAGTTAACCTTGCGGCTGCCGAAGGACATCCTGCTAGTGTGATGGACATGAGCTTTGCTAACCAAGCACTTGCCTGCGAATTCCTCGTTAAGAATAAGGGCAACTTGCCTGCTGGTGTTGTGCCAATTCCTAAGGACATTGACCAAGAGATTGCACGTTTGAAGTTGCAAGCGATGGGCATCACCATTGATATCCTCACTCCTGAGCAAGTTCACTACCTCAATTCTTGGAAAGAAGGAACATAA
- a CDS encoding SDR family oxidoreductase: MQNIFLAGSSRGVGREVAKLLLENEPPSVNLTVLLRNPTYAVELEALGAKVVFGDALNAEELEAAIAKAGDIDIVITTMGGLPSDRGERADCEGNKNLIDLAVKVGVQKFILVSSIGSGNSVVALAPQVLATLGAILKEKEKAEQHLVASGLTYTIIRPGGLKSEPSTGNAVMTEDPTISGIIHRADVAKLVCKCVNSEKTNHKVFSAIDRNMLFKQVEFETFNF; the protein is encoded by the coding sequence ATGCAGAATATTTTTTTAGCAGGTTCGAGTCGCGGTGTTGGGCGAGAAGTTGCCAAGCTTTTGCTGGAAAATGAACCACCATCGGTAAATTTAACTGTCCTCTTACGCAATCCTACCTATGCGGTGGAGCTAGAAGCTTTAGGAGCAAAGGTTGTCTTTGGTGATGCGCTCAATGCTGAGGAACTAGAAGCAGCGATCGCTAAAGCAGGGGACATCGATATCGTGATTACGACGATGGGTGGTCTGCCTAGCGATCGTGGTGAAAGGGCTGATTGTGAAGGCAATAAAAATCTGATCGATCTGGCTGTGAAGGTGGGAGTTCAGAAATTTATTCTCGTTTCTTCGATTGGTAGTGGCAATAGTGTGGTTGCTCTGGCTCCGCAGGTTTTAGCGACCTTGGGTGCAATTCTCAAGGAAAAGGAAAAGGCGGAGCAGCATCTCGTGGCGAGTGGCTTGACCTACACGATTATTCGTCCAGGAGGGCTAAAATCTGAGCCATCGACTGGTAATGCTGTGATGACGGAAGATCCTACGATATCGGGAATTATTCACCGTGCGGATGTTGCTAAGCTGGTCTGCAAATGTGTAAATTCAGAGAAAACGAATCATAAAGTTTTTTCAGCGATCGATCGCAATATGCTCTTTAAGCAAGTAGAGTTTGAAACATTCAACTTTTAA
- a CDS encoding type IV pilus twitching motility protein PilT: MTQSGMPPVPPPSSGGGVPQQPRNPAAPPPAQQRVAPPNNPQIPPNPAAQQRVAPTAQGAAGQVRAVPNPAQQQAAQQAQLQQAQLQAKQAQAAAASRQAQMAIPTDTQITSVPPPPNPRPPIRPGPPPNLPGLGVPAILQRSSGQPTLAQIVKDAYEQGCSDIHAGVNEPVRFRSRGLMVTQEQYPVPDKQTFDTWLTEIMDEKQIQQFRDTLEFDGATQYDFARCRINVFDSLRGSAMVLRLIPLKILSIDQLGLPEVFRELCYTHKGLILVTGPTGSGKSTTLAAMVDFINTEMQKHLISIEDPIEFVHQSKKALIKQREVGIHTLKFDNALKAALREDPDIILIGEMRDKETVNTALKAAQTGHLVFGTLHTNSAVKTIERILNLYEPEQQGPMRIQVAESLVGVIAQSLVRTTDGKRAAVHEIMINTDAVRDYIKRGEVDEIEAIIPKCTYEGMVNMNQSLYKLYEDGRITEETAVENSPKPNEMAQMLRGRM; this comes from the coding sequence ATGACGCAATCTGGGATGCCTCCCGTACCACCACCTTCCTCTGGGGGTGGTGTACCACAACAGCCACGTAATCCCGCCGCACCACCACCCGCCCAGCAGCGTGTCGCTCCTCCCAACAATCCTCAAATACCTCCTAATCCCGCCGCTCAGCAGCGCGTTGCTCCCACTGCTCAAGGAGCTGCTGGTCAGGTGCGTGCAGTTCCCAATCCCGCCCAACAGCAGGCTGCACAGCAAGCTCAACTACAACAGGCTCAACTACAAGCTAAACAGGCTCAGGCGGCGGCAGCATCACGCCAAGCCCAAATGGCAATCCCCACAGATACCCAGATTACAAGCGTTCCCCCTCCTCCTAACCCCCGTCCTCCAATTCGTCCAGGTCCACCTCCAAACTTACCAGGGCTAGGGGTACCAGCGATTTTACAGCGCAGTTCAGGGCAACCCACCCTTGCTCAAATTGTCAAGGATGCCTATGAGCAAGGATGCTCTGATATTCATGCTGGCGTAAATGAACCAGTGCGCTTTCGGAGTCGTGGCTTGATGGTGACACAGGAGCAGTATCCCGTTCCCGACAAGCAAACCTTTGATACTTGGCTGACCGAAATTATGGATGAAAAGCAAATCCAGCAATTTCGCGACACGTTAGAATTTGATGGTGCAACGCAGTATGACTTTGCCCGTTGTCGGATTAATGTCTTTGATTCGTTACGGGGATCTGCGATGGTGTTGCGACTGATCCCCCTCAAGATTCTGTCCATCGATCAACTTGGTTTACCTGAGGTATTCCGTGAACTTTGTTACACCCACAAAGGTTTGATTCTTGTCACAGGTCCAACAGGTTCAGGGAAATCGACTACTTTGGCAGCGATGGTGGATTTCATCAATACGGAAATGCAGAAGCATTTAATTTCCATAGAAGACCCCATTGAATTTGTGCATCAAAGTAAAAAAGCGCTGATCAAACAACGGGAAGTAGGTATTCATACTCTCAAGTTCGATAATGCGCTCAAGGCAGCTTTACGTGAAGATCCCGATATCATTCTGATTGGGGAAATGCGCGACAAAGAAACTGTGAACACAGCACTGAAAGCCGCACAAACTGGTCACTTAGTATTCGGAACACTCCACACTAATAGTGCCGTTAAAACCATTGAGCGGATTCTTAATCTCTATGAACCTGAACAACAGGGTCCAATGCGAATTCAGGTGGCGGAATCTTTGGTGGGTGTTATTGCTCAGTCGCTGGTGCGGACTACCGATGGCAAACGTGCGGCAGTTCATGAAATCATGATCAATACTGATGCAGTACGTGACTATATCAAACGTGGTGAAGTAGACGAGATTGAGGCGATCATTCCTAAATGTACCTATGAGGGAATGGTCAATATGAACCAATCTCTCTATAAGCTCTATGAGGATGGTCGTATTACGGAAGAAACTGCTGTCGAGAACTCGCCGAAGCCCAACGAAATGGCGCAAATGTTGCGCGGTCGTATGTAG
- the map gene encoding type I methionyl aminopeptidase, with protein MNILSALRSKPSAESKKASKQAAPKQTKGIEIKSQRELDYMRESSRIVATVLKEISEIIAPGMTTMDLDAYAEKRIREMGAVPSFKGYCGFPASICSSINHEVVHGIPNAKKVIKLGDLVKIDTGAFKNGFHGDSCITVGVGTISEKAAKLMRVAEEALYKGIEQVKPGNCMLDLAGAIEDHVKANGFAIVEDFTGHGVGRNLHEEPSVFNFRTHQLPNVRFRPGMTLAIEPILNAGTKRVRILADKWTAVTVDNQLSAQFEHTVLVTETGYEIFTDRNKI; from the coding sequence ATGAATATTCTTAGTGCCCTGCGATCAAAACCGAGCGCAGAAAGCAAAAAAGCTTCTAAGCAAGCAGCCCCTAAGCAAACCAAAGGTATTGAAATCAAGTCGCAACGTGAGTTGGACTATATGCGTGAATCATCACGAATTGTCGCTACGGTACTTAAAGAGATTTCCGAAATCATTGCTCCTGGGATGACGACAATGGATCTCGATGCTTATGCCGAGAAACGTATTCGAGAAATGGGTGCTGTTCCTAGTTTTAAAGGATATTGCGGTTTTCCTGCCAGCATTTGCTCTAGTATCAATCACGAAGTCGTACATGGTATTCCTAACGCCAAAAAGGTAATCAAGCTAGGTGATCTTGTCAAGATCGATACAGGTGCTTTTAAAAATGGTTTTCATGGCGATTCTTGCATCACGGTGGGTGTAGGCACGATTAGCGAAAAGGCGGCTAAGTTGATGCGTGTAGCCGAAGAAGCGCTATATAAGGGGATTGAGCAGGTCAAACCCGGTAACTGTATGCTCGATTTGGCTGGGGCGATCGAGGATCATGTTAAAGCTAATGGTTTTGCGATCGTTGAAGATTTTACGGGACATGGGGTTGGTCGTAATCTCCATGAAGAGCCATCGGTATTTAATTTCCGAACCCATCAATTGCCCAATGTGCGTTTTCGTCCGGGGATGACTTTAGCGATCGAGCCAATCTTGAATGCGGGAACTAAGCGCGTCAGAATTTTGGCTGATAAGTGGACGGCTGTAACAGTGGACAACCAGCTTTCGGCTCAGTTTGAACATACGGTTTTGGTGACTGAGACTGGCTATGAAATTTTTACCGATCGCAACAAAATTTAA